Part of the Elusimicrobiota bacterium genome is shown below.
CGGCCCGCCGGGGACCGCGGTCATGGGGGCGTCGTCCCGGCCCAAAGCCAGGGACGAGAGGACCACGGCCAGGAAGAAGGGGCTCATTCGATGCTCAGCAGGAAATTCTCCAGGTCCTGCACCTGCAGCGCGTGGAGCTGGCTGGTCGCGCCGTGGGTGTCCATCATGTAGGTCTTCTCCTTGAGGAAGCTCTGCTCGTTGAAGCCGCGCTCCTTGCCCCCGGGCCGGACCTCCTCGCCGCCGCTGAGCGGGCTGTATTTGAACTTCCTCAGAGAGTAGTGGTCCGGCACCGCGAAGGTCTCGCGGACCGACAGGGCCCGGCCGTGGTGCAGGAAGACGAAGGGGCGGTCGAAGAGCCCGCGCAGCGAGAAGGTCGTGACCATCCCCTTCCTCTTGACCCCTCCCGGCTCCCAGGGCTCCAGGTCCCGGACGTAGCCGTTGACGCCGTCCATATAGTGCGGCCCCACGAGGGTGAAGGCCCCCTCCCGGGGCGAAAACGAGATGAGGGAGGGCAGGACGCGCGACTGGTTGTGGTAGAGGGGCTCGCTCTTGTCCGTGAAATGAGGAGGCTTGTGGCAGACCACGCAGCCCACGGCAAGATCGTTGAACAGGAGCCGGCCCCTGGCCGCGGACGGGCTGCGCTGGTCGAAAGGATTGGGCATAAGCCGCGTCTCCGCGGCCTGGAACTCGCCGATGAAGCGCTGCAGATCCCGAAAATCGAAGGCCTTGCCGAAGTACCGCATGGTGAGCCTGCGGATGAGCTCGTCGCGGCGCTCCTCCAGGTCCAGGTAGGACCGGCCCCAGGAGGCGGTGGACGTCTTGTCCTGGATCTCCTCGTGCTCGGCCCGGCCCGCGCGCGCCGAAGCGGGGCGGCGCAGCGCGGTGAAGTCGCCCTGCGGGTTGGGAGCCGTGAAAGCCTGGAGCGGCACGTGCTCGCGCGCGTCGTCGAACTGCCCAGCGAAGGCGCTGTGGGTCCCCTCGAAGTAGAAGGGCTGGACCGCGAAGAGGTTCTTGATCTGGGGGATGCCCAGCAGGCCGCCGTTGACGAAGTGGCCGTCGCGCATCTGGCCGATGGCCTGCCCGGCCCCCCAGCCCCGCGCGTCGCTGGTGTCGTAGATGTGGCAGGACATGCAGGAGGTGTCCCGGTCCCCGGAGAAGACGGCGGTGTTGACGAACATCTGGCCGCGCTCGGCGTTGGTGTCCGGGAAGGGGCGGGAGCGGCCGCCGACCGCGTATTCCCGCGAGGTCCCTCGCCGCGTGTCGATCACGCTGACGGACTCGCCCAGGTAGTTGGTCACCAACGCCAGCCCCTCGGCCGGCGTGCCCCGGGGCCCGAGGGCGACGTTGCGGGGCATGATCCCGGTCGGGTAGACCGCGACGGGAGTCAGGAGCTCGGAGGGCTCGCCCGCGCGCGGGGAGAGACGGTATTCGACGAGCTCGTAGGTCCCCAGCATGACCACGAAGACCCGGTCTCCGTCCACGACCAGGCTCTCCGGGAACGCGCCCACCACACGCTGCAGTTCGGGAGAGATGTCGCCGGCCGCGTCCTGGGGCAGGACCTCCGCGGAATCCGAGGTGTAGCGCACCCAGTCCGCGTGGGCCTCGTAGCGGTTGGCGCGCAAGGCGTAGCTGAGCGCGCCGTCCGGAGAGCGCGGCGGCACGCGCAGGCGGCTGGCGTCCAGTACCGTGATGTCGTTCTGGATGTCGCCCATCTTGGACGCCGCGGTGCCGTCTACGGCATCGAAGGGCCCGAGCACCTCCTGGTCCTTGAGCGGCAGGGGCTCGGTGGTGCTGGTGTCGCGCAGCACGGTGAACTGCGCCGCCGCCTGGCGGCGGTCCGAGGTCTCCCCGCCGTAGGGGTCGCGCTCCTTGGCCGCGCCGAAGCCGATGCCCATGGACAGGGCGATGAGGCGGTCGTGCCCGGCCGAGGTGTGCAGGGCCAGGTCGGTGATGACGTTCTGGGTGTAGATCCCGGTGACCTCCTCGCCGCGCTCCAGGTCCACCACCGAGATGTCCTGGGTGCCCTGGTTGCCCACGAAGAGCCGCCGCTCGTCGCTGCTCAGGGCCAAGGCGTAGGGCTTGGAGCCGAAGTTGCCCACCGGGATGCCGGGGCCCTGGCGCGCGGCCGCGATCCAGGCCGCGGCGCGGCGGTAGTCGGGGGAGGACTTGCGCCAGACGGACCGTCCCCCGGCGTGCATGTTGTTGCCCGCCCGGTCGTCGGCGAAGCCGTTGTCGGCCGCGGGCAGGGCCGCCCGCAGCAGCACGCTCTGCGCGGGGTCGCCCGCGGTCGAGTTCTCGAGCGCCGAGAAGAAAGCCTTGCGGGCGTCGTCTCCGGCATAGAACCCGCCCCGGGTCCGGCCGTGGCATTGCAGGGCGCCGCAGCTCCGCCTCAGGACCTGGTGCAGGTTGTCGTGGAAGGCCGCCTCGTCGAAGCCCCCCAGAGGACGGACCGCGGCGCGATAGGCGCCGCCGCGCGCGTCCACGTCGAGGACGAGGATCTGGTTGAGGTAGCGGTTGCTCACATAGGCCCGGGTCCCCGCCTTGTTATGGACCAGCCTCATGCAATAGAAGTCCAGAGGGATCTCGCCGGTCACTTTGTCGGAAGCCGTGTCGATCACCGAGGCGTAGTTGGAGAAGCGGTTGAGCACCACCAGGAATCTCCCGCCGGGGTGCGCGGCGATGGACCAGGGGCTCGAACCCACCGTGATCCTCTTGACCACTTTCCGCTTCGCGACATCGAAGACCGCGACCTCGTGGCCCGGCCGCGCCTCGCTGCCGGGCAAGGTGACGTACGCTTTCTTGCCGTCCGGGGTCAGCGCCAGGTCGAAGGGATGGTCGCGCCAAGGCTTGGGCTCGGGGTGGGGGTTGGTGTTGGCGACCGGCTTGAGGTCTTCCTTCTTGAAGGCCGCGCCGTAGGCCCACCGGGAGCTGGTGAGCAGGCCGTACTTGGAGGGCAGGCTCCCCGGCTCCGGGTCCCGGGGCCGGCCGCAGGCCGCCGCCGCGGCGAACAGCATCAGCAGGAGCATTGGGGGTCTCATCCTAGCGCGGCCCCCGGAACGGCGCCCCCAGGTCGATCCATAGGGCCATGAGCCGACGCTGCGCCTCGCTCAGGGGCGCCGGCGCGAGTCCCCGCGCCCGGAAGAGCTCCGGGCTGGGGTGGGGCCGGTCTCCGGACAGCGGGCGCTGGGCCTTGAGCTGCCGCCCTTCGAGCTTGGCGATGAGGTAGCTCTCGATGGCCATGGCGTCGCGTTCGCTGACGTACTTCTTGCGCCCGTACCAGCGGCTGGCGGGCTCCTCGAGCCGCAGCAGGCTCTCGTAGGCGTCGTTGTAGTAGCGGGTCTTCTCGCCGGTGAGCGTCAGTCCCGCGGGCGCGCCGGCGCCGCTGTGGCAGGCGGCGCAGTGCCGGTCGAGCATGGGCTGGATGTCGCGCTCGAAATCCACGGAGCGCCGGTCCTGAGGTCTGGCCCCCAGCGTCGCGGCGGGGGCCGCGCCGGGGGCGAGCGCCAGGACCGTGCCTTGTCCCGGGAAGGGGTTGGCCGGCCCGAAGAGCCGGGCCGGGTTGCCGCTCATGGCGCCCATGCAGGCCCCGCAGGTCTGGAAGGTCTCGCTCGGCGAGGGCGAGATGGTGAAGGTCTCGTTGGGCGCGAAGAAGTAGTACCGGGCGTCCTGGTGGATTACCAGCCCGTCCTTATTGATGCTCT
Proteins encoded:
- a CDS encoding YncE family protein, producing the protein MLLLMLFAAAAACGRPRDPEPGSLPSKYGLLTSSRWAYGAAFKKEDLKPVANTNPHPEPKPWRDHPFDLALTPDGKKAYVTLPGSEARPGHEVAVFDVAKRKVVKRITVGSSPWSIAAHPGGRFLVVLNRFSNYASVIDTASDKVTGEIPLDFYCMRLVHNKAGTRAYVSNRYLNQILVLDVDARGGAYRAAVRPLGGFDEAAFHDNLHQVLRRSCGALQCHGRTRGGFYAGDDARKAFFSALENSTAGDPAQSVLLRAALPAADNGFADDRAGNNMHAGGRSVWRKSSPDYRRAAAWIAAARQGPGIPVGNFGSKPYALALSSDERRLFVGNQGTQDISVVDLERGEEVTGIYTQNVITDLALHTSAGHDRLIALSMGIGFGAAKERDPYGGETSDRRQAAAQFTVLRDTSTTEPLPLKDQEVLGPFDAVDGTAASKMGDIQNDITVLDASRLRVPPRSPDGALSYALRANRYEAHADWVRYTSDSAEVLPQDAAGDISPELQRVVGAFPESLVVDGDRVFVVMLGTYELVEYRLSPRAGEPSELLTPVAVYPTGIMPRNVALGPRGTPAEGLALVTNYLGESVSVIDTRRGTSREYAVGGRSRPFPDTNAERGQMFVNTAVFSGDRDTSCMSCHIYDTSDARGWGAGQAIGQMRDGHFVNGGLLGIPQIKNLFAVQPFYFEGTHSAFAGQFDDAREHVPLQAFTAPNPQGDFTALRRPASARAGRAEHEEIQDKTSTASWGRSYLDLEERRDELIRRLTMRYFGKAFDFRDLQRFIGEFQAAETRLMPNPFDQRSPSAARGRLLFNDLAVGCVVCHKPPHFTDKSEPLYHNQSRVLPSLISFSPREGAFTLVGPHYMDGVNGYVRDLEPWEPGGVKRKGMVTTFSLRGLFDRPFVFLHHGRALSVRETFAVPDHYSLRKFKYSPLSGGEEVRPGGKERGFNEQSFLKEKTYMMDTHGATSQLHALQVQDLENFLLSIE